In Rutidosis leptorrhynchoides isolate AG116_Rl617_1_P2 chromosome 2, CSIRO_AGI_Rlap_v1, whole genome shotgun sequence, one genomic interval encodes:
- the LOC139887986 gene encoding uncharacterized protein — protein sequence MGSYQNLILSKSNTSVVGQHEFETVAPNNSHKRLDMMEKKEGFIGVLDVFVHQARNIQNICIYHKQDVYAKIYLTSNPEATKSTRVINGAGQNPVFDENLRVNVQKGDCSLKCEIWMLSRIRNYLQDQLLGFTTVPLCEILVESSGKLEKEFKLSTSEVFESPCGFVKLSIVYTGTQPDVFEIPSPNGSRNQNLSDERDEVCSELEKIEFSDPNIMKENEIMVSEYYSSTETESPSLVNSQITENDDFVSSNFSDLIISRASKENVGEVTCVTNDESSESDKPEASEKIEEKSQSSVDSNKTEAEEKVVQQDFVDMYLKSMKQFTEALEKMNFPMKTGKESPDSGVNDCAESNPNGKKSTVEGPCPKVFYGSRAFF from the coding sequence ATGGGATCTTATCAAAATCTCATCTTGTCAAAGTCAAACACCTCAGTTGTTGGTCAACATGAATTTGAAACTGTAGCTCCAAATAATAGCCATAAAAGGTTGGATATGATGGAGAAAAAAGAAGGGTTTATTGGGGTTCTTGATGTTTTTGTACATCAAGCAAGAAATATTCAAAATATATGTATTTACCATAAACAAGATGTCTATGCCAAAATTTACTTGACTAGTAACCCTGAAGCAACTAAGTCAACCCGTGTGATTAATGGAGCTGGACAGAATCCAGTTTTCGATGAGAATCTTAGGGTCAATGTCCAAAAAGGGGATTGTTCGTTAAAATGTGAAATTTGGATGCTTAGTAGGATTCGAAATTATCTTCAAGATCAGCTTTTAGGGTTCACAACAGTGCCACTATgtgaaattcttgttgaaagctctGGTAAGTTGGAGAAAGAATTCAAACTTTCAACAAGCGAAGTTTTCGAATCGCCTTGTGGTTTTGTTAAATTAAGCATCGTCTATACTGGAACGCAGCCGGATGTGTTTGAAATCCCATCACCTAACGGTTCGCGTAATCAGAATTTATCAGATGAACGTGATGAAGTTTGTAGTGAACTAGAAAAGATCGAATTCAGTGATCCAAACATCATGAAAGAAAATGAAATCATGGTTTCTGAATATTACTCTAGTACTGAAACAGAGTCTCCGAGTTTAGTCAACAGTCAAATAACCGAAAATGATGATTTTGTTAGTTCAAATTTTAGTGATCTTATAATTTCAAGAGCTTCAAAAGAGAATGTTGGTGAAGTTACTTGTGTTACAAATGATGAGAGCTCTGAAAGTGACAAGCCAGAAGCATCAGAGAAGATAGAAGAGAAAAGTCAAAGTTCGGTTGACTCGAATAAAACTGAAGCTGAGGAAAAAGTGGTGCAGCAAGATTTTGTAGATATGTACTTGAAAAGCATGAAACAGTTCACAGAGGCTCTGGAAAAGATGAATTTTCCGATGAAAACCGGAAAGGAATCACCTGATTCCGGGGTCAATGATTGTGCAGAGTCAAACCCAAATGGGAAAAAGTCAACGGTTGAGGGTCCATGCCCCAAAGTGTTCTATGGGAGCAGGGCGTTTTTCTGA